A single window of Nicotiana sylvestris chromosome 3, ASM39365v2, whole genome shotgun sequence DNA harbors:
- the LOC104231085 gene encoding uncharacterized protein, translating into MSKSIELGKIFHKRGINKACVQETSWKGMRARDVNGFKLCYSGGEAGKNGVGILVDRDLREIVVDVRGVNDRLITIKLVVGGVILNVISAYAPQVGLVEDVKRRFWDYLDGVVRGIPHSEKLIIGGDFNGHIGVTARGYDEVHGWFGFGVRNEGGTSLLYFSKAFNLVLANSCFHKREEHLVTFQSKVVRTQIDYLLFRKDDRGLCTDCNVILSECIDAT; encoded by the coding sequence AtgagtaagtctatagagttaggGAAGATTTTTCATAAGAGAGGGATAAATAAAGCTTGTGTTCAGGAGACTAGCTGGAAGGGCATGAGGGCACGAGATGTTAACGGGTTTAAGCTATGTTATTCAGGAGGAGAGGCTGGCAAGAATGGGGTAGGTATTTTAGTTGATAGGGATCTCAGGGAGATTGTGGTGGATGTTAGGGGGGTGAACGATAGGCTAATAACTATTAAGCTAGTGGTTGGTGGGGTCATTCTTAACGTGATTAGCGCTTATGCGCCTCAAGTGGGCTTGGTCGAAGATGTCAAAAGGCGCTTCTGGGATTATTTGGATGGGGTTGTGCGTGGTATTCCACACTCCGAGAAGCTCATCATTGGGGGTGATTTTAATGGCCATATTGGCGTCACTGCTAGGGGTTATGACGAGGTGCATGGCTGGTTCGGTTTTGGAGTTAGGAATGAGGGCGGTAcctctttgttgtatttttctaAAGCATTCAACCTGGTGTTAGCTAATTCGTGTTTCCATAAGAGGGAGGAACATTTAGTCACTTTTCAGAGTAAGGTTGTCAGGACTCAGATTGATTACCTTCTCTTTAGGAAGGATGATAGGGGCTTGTGCACTGATTGCAATGTTATCCTGAGTGAGTGTATCGACGCCACATAG
- the LOC138887327 gene encoding uncharacterized protein: MYKLTKIKERKARDLDQVWCIKDEDGRVLVEEAGIKRRWQKLFHRLLNGRVQEHSIRRVGKLKELEGFWVFQAGKKMHEVWRRSLTILLYKNKGDIRDYNSYRGIKLLSHTMKIRERVMERRVRRSLTISKNQFEFMPGRSTTEVMHLVRRLVEQYRERKKNLHMGVNARLKIWRETLESKGFKLSRSKTEYLECKFSDKWQEEGVEVKIGTQVISKRDSFKYLGSII; the protein is encoded by the exons ATGTATAAGTTAACCAAGATCAAGGAGAGGAAGGCTCGGGACCTGGATCAAGTGTGGTGCATCAAAGACGAAGATGGTAGGGTTCTGGTGGAAGAGGCGGGTATTAAGCGTAGATGGCAGAAGTTATTCCATAGACTCCTAAATGGAAGAGTACAGGAACATAGTATTAGGAGAGTTGGAAAACTCAAGGAGTTAGAGGGATTTTGGGTTTTTCAGGC GGGGAAGAAGATGCATGAGGTATGGCGTCGGAGTTTGACAATCCTGTTGTACAAGAATAAAGGTGATATTCGGGACTACAACagctataggggtatcaagttgcTGAGTCATACTATGAAAATTCGGGAGAGGGTGATGGAGAGGAGGGTGCGACGTAGTCTTACTATTTCCAAGAACCAGTTTGAGTTTATGCCAGGAAGGTCTACTACAGAAGTCATGCACCTTGTGAGGAGATTGGTGGAGCAATATAGGGAAAGGAAGAAAAACTTACATATG GGAGTTAACGCTAGGTTGAAAATTTGGAGAGAGACGCTGGAGTCTAAGGGTTTTAAGTTGAGTAGGTCAAAAACTgagtacttggagtgcaagttcagtgatAAGTGGCAGGAAGAAGGAGTGGAAGTGAAGATTGGTACTCAAGTCATCTCCAAAAGAGatagtttcaagtatcttgggtcGATTATTTAA
- the LOC138887328 gene encoding uncharacterized protein, producing MSHVQKMKVAEMRMLKWMCGHTRKDRIRNEVIRDKVGVSSVEDKLQELRLRWFGHVKRRDIDAPVRRCKRLSIVGLRKGRGRPKKYWAEVVRQDISLLQLTEDMTHDRKT from the coding sequence ATGtcccatgtccagaagatgaaagtagctgaGATGAGGATGCTGAAATGGATGTGTGGTCATACTAGGAAGGACAGGATCAGGAATGAAGTTATTAGAGACAAAGTAGGTGTGTCATCTGTGGAGGACAAATTGCAGGAGTtgaggctgagatggttcgggcatgtgaagaggagagacATAGATGCTCCGGTCAGAAGGTGTAAGAGGTTGTCCATTGTGGGTCTGAGGAAGGGCAGGGgcaggcctaagaagtattgggcaGAGGTAGTTAGGCAGGACATATCATTGCTTCAGCTTACCGAGGATATGACCCACGATAGAAAGACgtag
- the LOC104231081 gene encoding 3-ketoacyl-CoA synthase 4-like — translation MSNKEFPSPPLSTASNGTTPVVQIKQSTSVLPDFLQSINLKYVKLGYHYLVTHFLSLCLVPLISVTFVQASQMNYQDLQNLYLHLKLNLASIIIFSALFVFGTTVYIMTRPRSIYLVDYSCYHPPEHLKVKFSKFMGHSRLSGDFNESSLEFQRKILERSGLGEETYLPEALHDVPPRPSMATAREEAEQVMFGALDNLFNNTNVKPKDIGILVVNCSLFNPTPSLSAMIVNKYKMRGNIKSFNLGGMGCSAGVIAIDLAKDMLQVHRNTYAVVVSMENITQNRYFGNNKAMLIPNCLFRVGGAAILLSNKSGDKRRAKYKVVHVVRTHKGADDTAFKCVYQEQDDNGKTGVSLSKDLMSIAGNALKTNITTLGPLVLPISEQLLFFMSLVARKLFHAKIKPYIPDFKMAFEHFCIHAGGRAVIDELEKNLQLSPLHVEASRMTLHRFGNTSSSSIWYELAYIEAKGRIRKGHRIWQIAFGSGFKCNSAVWQALTNVKPSPNSPWEDCIHRYPVQLDY, via the coding sequence ATGAGCAATAAAGAATTCCCGTCTCCGCCACTGTCCACGGCTAGCAATGGCACCACCCCTgttgttcaaatcaaacaaaGTACAAGTGTTCTTCCTGATTTCCTACAAAGCATCAACCTCAAATATGTGAAATTAGGATACCATTATTTGGTGACTCACTTTTTGAGTCTTTGTTTGGTCCCTCTAATATCTGTCACCTTTGTTCAAGCCTCCCAAATGAACTATCAAGACTTGCAAAATCTTTATCTCCACCTAAAGTTGAATCTTGCTAGCATCATCATTTTCTCTGCACTCTTTGTTTTTGGAACAACTGTTTATATCATGACAAGGCCTAGATCCATTTACCTTGTGGATTATTCTTGTTATCATCCTCCTGAACACCTTAAAGTTAAATTCAGTAAGTTCATGGGACATTCAAGACTTAGTGGTGATTTTAATGAATCATCTCTTGAATTCCAGAGGAAGATTTTGGAGAGGTCAGGTCTCGGAGAAGAAACTTACTTGCCTGAGGCTTTGCATGATGTTCCACCAAGACCATCTATGGCAACGGCACGTGAAGAAGCAGAGCAAGTCATGTTTGGTGCACTAGACAATTTGTTCAACAACACAAATGTCAAGCCAAAAGATATTGGAATTCTTGTGGTGAATTGTAGCCTGTTCAATCCCACTCCTTCACTTTCTGCTATGATTGTGAATAAGTACAAGATGAGAGGGAATATTAAAAGCTTCAATCTTGGTGGGATGGGATGCAGTGCAGGAGTTATTGCCATAGATCTTGCCAAAGACATGTTACAAGTTCATAGGAATACATATGCTGTTGTTGTCAGCATGGAGAACATAACACAAAACAGGTATTTTGGGAACAATAAAGCCATGTTGATTCCGAATTGTTTGTTTCGTGTTGGAGGAGCAGCTATTCTGTTATCAAACAAGTCAGGGGACAAGAGGAGGGCAAAGTACAAGGTTGTTCATGTAGTGAGGACTCATAAAGGAGCTGATGATACAGCCTTCAAATGTGTGTACCAAGAACAAGATGACAATGGGAAAACTGGGGTGTCTTTGTCAAAAGATTTGATGTCAATTGCTGGAAATGCCCTCAAGACAAACATTACTACATTGGGTCCACTTGTACTTCCAATTAGCGAACAATTGCTTTTCTTCATGTCCCTTGTGGCAAGAAAACTTTTCCATGCCAAAATCAAGCCATATATACCAGATTTTAAGATGGCTTTCGAACATTTCTGCATACATGCTGGTGGAAGAGCTGTGATTGACGAGTTAGAAAAGAATTTGCAACTTTCTCCTCTTCATGTAGAGGCTTCTAGGATGACTCTACATCGATTTGGGAACACTTCATCCAGTTCAATATGGTATGAATTGGCTTATATTGAGGCAAAAGGAAGAATCAGAAAGGGTCACAGGATTTGGCAAATAGCATTTGGGAGTGGATTCAAGTGTAACAGTGCAGTGTGGCAAGCACTTACGAATGTGAAACCATCTCCTAATAGTCCTTGGGAAGACTGCATCCACCGATACCCCGTACAATTAGACTACTAA